tattttcgaAAAGGGTATATCAAAAGTTACTGTATAATATGAAGCAAAAACTCTAATTTAAAGCATATATGAACATATATttaccaaatatatatacaaatataatataacaataaagTCGCAAACTTCTAACacatgcaaataaaataaatgaaatatatccaataaaacaaacaaaaacatgtataaaaaaataaatgtatataataaaaatgcatatgtatatatttacgaatagaaaaataaaatgtataagtatatatacataggTAAATCGTGAAAATTCATACacgtatatattcaaatacatatatatatgtacaatatgtatataaaaatgataaaaatatttacaatgattttaaagaaaaatatgtacataaatatattataaaaatgtatgtgTATTTTAAATGTGGGAGTGgtgaagataaaataataataaataaaatatgtacatgtgaatcaataaaataaaaatataaaaatatgtatatatatatatatttacaaaataaaaatgtgtaagtatgtataaaatataagcATGTGAAAAACTATataagaagaaattttaaaatgtgtgaatgaaatatatgcatgcatgtataaaagcttaaaatatatatatattaaatatgcatgtatgttatacataaaatatgcgtatgtatgaatgaaataataataatgttaataatgataacaataaataaaaataaaataaaataatgtagcATAATTATGATGAAAcggaaaaagattaaattgagttaaaaacaAAGGAATGGGGCAAATTTagaataacatttaaaaaaaagatcaatttgaaCGCGAGAGAAACAATGGGGGACTAAAAAGGAAATTATTCCTTCctcccaaaacgctgcgcagctGGGGCCGAATTGAAACGCGGATCAAATACGCggcctaatttttaaaataagtagaaAGAACTTAATTGGAACGCATCGCAGAAAAGAGGGGCCAATTGCGCAATTAAACCTTTAAAGCcgaacacgcggatcctccccttcgggtcgggtcaccgctgGTCAAGGCTTGGATAAAACGCGCCGCTTTGAAGTTTCAATAAAacctaatttttccttttaaaatttcataaaccattttaaaacaaaaaaatgtctGCACCCTCCCCTTTTtgttctctgctagggttctaTACCCAAGCCGCCCCTGCTCCACCGTGGCGCCACAGCCCGATCATGACGGAGGTGGCGCCGATCGACGACTCCGCGAAGAGGTAAgcttcctttccttttttatattttaaacgaaataaaaaggaaaaagacgCAAATGACGAACACCAATTAAATAAGACGGAAAAAACCtttgtttaaaaaaatcgaatctgtacttttaatcttttctccgatttcttttgtttttttacccTCCAAATCCCCTTTACAGATTTGAAATCGGCCTTTTATAGCCGGaatggagaagaaaagaaaagaagaaaaatccaAAGAAATCTATTCATTATTTGTTGGCCTATTCTCGCCCGATTTTTGATATTCTTACTTTCTTTTTGTCGTATTGTTTGTTGTCGCAGTATAACGTGGCATGAAGCGGCGCATGTTGGGAGGGTCGGGTGCGAGATTCAAGCGGCGAGCGAGACTAGAAAGGCCGACTTGTTTGGCGCTAAGCGTAAGCTAGGGTTTCGCtagtctatttttttttgtgggCTAGGTTTAGGATTATTGGGTTGAAAAGGTCTGGGCCAATTGAGCCTTATTACACTCACCCCACAACCCACAAGACTAAAACCATCCGCACCCCACCACCCACATAGGTCCCTAAACCCACCTAATCCCCGCTATACCTGCCCCGCAATCCacttcatataatatatttataagtatcagttaaataaatataaaccaaattttttatgaaaaaagtaTGAAATACTTATCCTTCGGACACCCACCACATATGTGACATTATTCGAACTgtcaccatttaaaaaaaaaagtcatcgCGACCCTttaattggtaaataaaatataacttcaaTACGAgtttaaaaattcagaaaataaaatcCTTACATAATATCCAAATACAAACAATGTCTCAAATACATCATAAATATCTTCAAATGCAACACAAGtgcaataattaaatattattaaattaataaaatactattaaaataattattaaattaaatttttataaatttttattttttaaatatgcttaTTATATTATGCAAGGCGGGCGAGGATGGGGATGGGTAGGGTGGGGTGGGGCAGGTACAAGGTCATACCCACGCCTATTGCACCACCCACAGCGAGTCTAATTTTTTCCCCATCCCACCCAATTGTATGCGAAGTGGGGCGGGATCCAGCGAAACCCGCCCCACTGTCATCCCTACAATggagctttgaaaatttttgtttttgttttttattttgctaaaaaaactcattttagtttaaaaattggTTTGCACATTTGACATGATAATAACTTCCCATCTTTTCCGGTAAAAAACTTTGACAAGGGCGGCGAGACCTAAAAAGAGAAAtcatcctttaaattttttctattaacaaaaccatccaaaatcaaaacaaataatattaataattaattttaaaattaaattaaatattaaaatattaacactatcatctttaaatatcaaaatatataacttttgtcaaaaTATAAGAATCAGATTAGACCAAAAAATAACACATGTACTATATtagaaaaaatatcaaattctgATACTAAATGATACGAATGCAActtaagaattaaaattaagaaaataccCCAAATATAATAGCAACTGGGTTAGTGTACACTTTAGCCCTTGAACTTAGCAACTTGTATCTACTTGGTACTTAAGCTTTTTTTGGACCTAACTGGTACATAAACTTGAAAACCGTAAACCAAAGTGGTACTTTTTTTAAGTACTTAAACTTTCTTTTAGACCtaattggtacttgaacttgaaaACCTAAATCAAAGAGGTATTTTTTTTTAGATCCAGTCAATCCTTGTACGTCATGTGtattaaaaatgagaaaagaaaatattttttaattttatttattaaaatacattgaaaaaattaaaaaacttttatttttttctaatactCTCAACTAGACTTAATCATGGGTGGGGTTGGGTTCAGTTCCCgctaatgtaaaattttaggcccattttctaaGCCAAAACCCGACTCGAAAAATAggtctaaaattttgctcaaatcTAAATCagactaaaaatactaaattcaaGCCTAATACAACCCGACCCAcccgtattaaatttttttatataaaaataaattaaaagtttagcAAAAGAATGAATAAAACTTGGTTTGCATCCTCCATCATTGACCGGGGTTCTTAGGTTTTTTGTCTTACAAAAATATCTTGATTTTATTGCCATTTGAAGTTAGTTTCCATGCGCTTCTTGTTTAGTTGTTTTACAATACAAAGTCAtgaatatcatttttatttattttactaactctatttatttcattttctcttctatTCAATTCTCTTATAACCATAAGATACAAACATGCAGATGTGTGTTTCAAAAACTAGACAATtaagggaagaaagaaagaaagtataTGCATGTGTTTGGGCCGAGCCGAGTTCGGGCCAAAAAAGTCTTATCCGATGCCCAACCTGTTTAAAAAAcgggttttatttttatttttttgtctaaattccTTTTTCGGATCtatatttttgtctaaactcatttttcggatctatatttttgttcaaactcTCTCACTTTTCGAGCGAGCCTTCGGACCTGGATAGGTCGCTCGGCCCATAATCAGTTCTACCCCTACCCCTACCTAGACCCGTTTGCTCTCATTTCTCCTTCTTCTCCCAACCCCTcacttttctcaatttttttttctttatcccCCGAACATTATGAGTTCAATATGATTCGTCTTTTAATACACGTgtcatattttaattgattgatattaaaaatttaacgatGTTAATCATGTATTTAAAAGACGTATCACTTTATTATACGTTTTCAAATTTAGAtatcaattaagtaaaaaaattaaatattaaataaatataatttgtcaaaattaaagACTGAAGTCTACATTAATCCGACCCATATACTTAGATTAGTGTCAGATCCATTAGCTTCATGGAGCAAAGAATGGGTGGTGGGCCTTACATCCCATGCAACTTTGCCAAATAAAAAGGCTACGTTTGTAGTGACCTCACCGGTGTTAATGGGTTTAAGCATATAGGCCCATTTAAGTTTGCTTGGTATCAATTAAGAGTATTAGTTAATATAGTcgttaatttgaatatttataaaatcttaattgagttgatgtACGAGTTAATGAAAGATCAACTCAATTTggtaataactaaaatatcgttatttgtattattttaaaactatttttatcttttcttttatataaaaatttggaaaatgcacatatatataaaggatTTAAACTCCAAACATtatattttaccatttcaattaaaGCTCGTTGTTGAACGTTTGCTTTTTTCACCTACATTATGGGTGTAGTGTAATCTTAGTTAAaaagtttaattcaattatgACGAACTTATATTGATTACACCAACTTATATCTAACGTGTTgataaagtaaataatatttatgacacattatatttttaaggaaaatgtaAATTGAACCTTAGAATTATTGAGAGTAACAATCACGAACTCCAAATATAGAATGtagaataattataaaaaaatgtcttTTAAAAATTCCAATTAACATTAAACAAAGTGAGATAGGTGAAATAGTAcatattatgaatttatgataATCAAGAACATAATaaaccacaaaaataaaaaagtaaaaattacaacttacattttctaatttatcaacaaattctctttgaaaagaaaaaaattcaacaaattcgttttgaacctaaaacatattcaacaaattttcttataaaataaataaacgaataaaaaatccagtaaaataaatgaataaaaaaaatttcccatTATTTTTATCTTCCTAAAGTACCCGGCACTAGCACTTCAGAAATTACCAATCTACCCTTTCCATTCGTTACAGAGGGAAGTAGGCCTAGTCTTCTGTGTTTCAAACTTCAAAGGGCAGGGCGTCTGTACGGGAGGCACCATGCAGTTATACTGTATACACAGCGAAGAGCTTTGAGGGATCTCAGCCGTTGGATTAATCCCGATCCCGGTCAAAAAATTATGCTGCAAATAAAGTGTTTGTAAGCTGGCCGATAATAAACGGTCCACTAAGCTGTCCGGTACCTGACCCGTGAACCGGTTATGATTCAAATAAAGATTCTGCACGGTCGAGAACATCGGTGAAATTCGACCCGAAAGCATGTTATGGCTCAGATCAACGGTCGAGATCTTCACTTGATCGCCTGGTTGGACTGGACCGTAAAACGAGTTTCTTTGCAAGTGAAGGTTTGTGAGAGGAAATGAGAAAATCCGGTCGGGGATTGGACCGGTAAAACGGTTAAAACTCAAGTCTAGGAAACTTAACTGGTCGAGCCGGGATAGGACACTGTCCACCGGTCCAGTCAGTTGGTTCCATGAGAGAGAGAGGAACTGGAGGGAAGGAGAGAAGGAGTTGGGGAGTGAACCGGTGAGAGCGTTCCGTTTTAGGTCCAACCGGGTTAAGGCTTGGGAGAGAAACGGAGGGACCGAACCGGAGAGGTTATTGTGGCAGAGAAGAACATTGGTAAGCTCCGGTAAGGTCCCGATAGAACGAGGGATTTTACCGGTGAGTCGATTGTAACTGAGATCAAGCGTTTTAAGCCTTCTCAATCGACCGAGACTCGCCGGTATATCCCCGGAGATAAAATTCCGAGTTATCGCAAGAACCCGAAGGTTCTCTAATCGCGAGATCGACATCGGCAACGACCCGAAGACCCGACCCGGAACCAGAGAGAACTCTGTAAGTGCTGAGAGTTTACCAATAGCCGTGTCTAACCTTCCGGTTAAACCCGGAAAACCAGCACGCGGGTCACCTAGATTAAGAGCTATTACCTTATCGGACTCACAATAAACTCCGGTGAAGTTACAAGGATCGGAGGTGAAATCCCAGGAAGCAAAAAAACTAGACCCCGGTAAATCATTCATCGACTTCCTAATCAACTGTAAAGCTAAAAAATCAAGTGGGTCTAAAATTGCAAAAGCCAAGAATCTACATTGAAACAGAGCAGCTAAAAACAGAGCATAAGAAACCAATCTCTTTCTTCCTTGTTTCCCCATTGAAAGAGCCGATGGGCTTTTTTGGGTCCACGAAGGTTAGCTTTCTTATTGACAGAATACTATCAACTCAAAGGTGAAAGCTTTTTTAATGGCTTGAAagagaatgaagaagaagaagaagaagactgGAGATTGGGTTGTAAGAGGAAATGCAGAGTATTGATGGCTTATAGATGCTGATTACTGAAAAGGGAGTGAATCAGTGAACGTATATTTTTTggtttagtttattattattttttggttattgattttgtttcattattGGGATAGGTTCGGGAATAAACGGTTGTCCGAACCTACTCGTAAGGTAGAAATTTAGGTTCGGAGAGTGCGGAAGCTGTATTAGTGCAATTATGTTCTCTTATAGAAAGTAGTGTATAGAAAGTAATGTTACGACAAAAGCAATTATATTTCTCCGGATCGAGGTTTAGGGTTGTGAATTCCGTCGATTGATGTTTTATATACAAGTATCAAACAAGTCTAGTATTCcatttcgatttttttattaaaaaaatgagtaaattaattttttttatatttcacaCCATGTAAATTagagtattttttaaaaaaattaaattcatgaaCCATacaatttagagaaaaaaatagcaaacaCTCGTCGTAGATGGTGAAAGACAAGCTTCATCAATACAACAAAGGCTTTAGCCTCAGCACCAATAGAACATTATGACACGTTGATAATTGactttgtcacaactcaagcacgatgtatctggagtgattgcaagcacttaatacgATAAGAAAATTAGCCCCGGATGGTCCAAAGCGGCGAGCAAAAGTCGACAAAAGAATCgagcattcaccaaactagagaggaTGTCAACAAAATCATCCTTAATATCATATGTAAAACTAAGTTTACATGCATAAACAAGACTAAAAACGTGCTACAAGAGCATACAAtacttattaaacaatggaaaaacaaataaaaaatataaaacttaagacaacatAGGTCCAAATTGACacgtgaaatcatttattattttaaaatactctcaaaacataaacaaattaagaagTTGACGAAGAGCCACccatttttcaagaaaaactaCTGGTAGTCGATGGAGTTTTAGCGAACGACAAGCACCGTGGAGACAATAAATAGATTTGCAAactgaaaagagagaagacATATGTAGTGAAtcagaagaagaaagaaataaatgattGATGGGAGAGGAAAAAGGCGAGTGATAGCTAGCTCAAAAGTTGACACCGCTGCtgaggaaaacaaaaaataaaaaaacaaatagctTGGGGAGAAAATTATAGGAAAATTATAGGAGGATTTAAGgaggattttaaaattataggaAAATCACTAAACCCATATAGAAACCCGACCCATCTTATGCCCGATTGACCCGAGAAAACCCATTCTCGACTGACCCGACACATCACTAATCTAAACAGACAAT
The Gossypium raimondii isolate GPD5lz chromosome 8, ASM2569854v1, whole genome shotgun sequence DNA segment above includes these coding regions:
- the LOC105792248 gene encoding probably inactive leucine-rich repeat receptor-like protein kinase IMK2, which produces MGKQGRKRLVSYALFLAALFQCRFLAFAILDPLDFLALQLIRKSMNDLPGSSFFASWDFTSDPCNFTGVYCESDKVIALNLGDPRAGFPGLTGRLDTAIGKLSALTEFSLVPGRVFGSLPMSISRLENLRVLAITRNFISGDIPASLGRLRRLKTLDLSYNRLTGKIPRSIGTLPELTNVLLCHNNLSGSVPPFLSQALTRLDLKRNALTGSLPNSFSPSLQFLSLSWNQLTGPVDSVLSRLDQLSFLDLSFNRFTGPIPDRIFSFPLTNLHLQRNSFYGPVQPGDQVKISTVDLSHNMLSGRISPMFSTVQNLYLNHNRFTGQVPDSLVDRLLSASLQTLYLQHNFLTGIGINPTAEIPQSSSLCIQYNCMVPPVQTPCPLKFETQKTRPTSLCNEWKG